The following proteins are encoded in a genomic region of Candidatus Binatus sp.:
- the rplL gene encoding 50S ribosomal protein L7/L12 — MAEGQLSRDQVKDYLKNLTLIDAAALVKELEQELGVSAAAPVAMAAAPAAGGAAAPAVEKDEFDVVLTGSGEKKIQVIKVVRELTGLGLKEAKDLVDGAPKAVKEGINKAEAEEIKKKLEDAGGSAELK, encoded by the coding sequence ATGGCAGAAGGACAGCTCAGCCGCGATCAAGTGAAGGATTACCTGAAAAATCTCACCCTGATCGATGCGGCGGCTCTGGTTAAGGAACTCGAACAGGAACTCGGCGTGTCGGCGGCGGCTCCAGTCGCGATGGCGGCAGCGCCGGCGGCGGGCGGTGCTGCGGCGCCGGCGGTCGAGAAGGACGAGTTCGACGTCGTGCTGACGGGATCGGGCGAAAAGAAGATCCAGGTGATCAAGGTCGTGCGCGAGTTGACCGGACTCGGCCTCAAAGAGGCGAAGGACCTGGTCGATGGCGCACCGAAGGCGGTCAAGGAAGGGATTAACAAGGCGGAAGCCGAAGAGATCAAAAAGAAGCTCGAAGATGCGGGCGGCAGCGCGGAGCTGAAGTAG
- the rplA gene encoding 50S ribosomal protein L1, producing MAGKKYQEAAKKIDREKRYPLDEALKLVIDNKVAKFDETVEIAVRLGVDPRQADQNVRGTVVLPHGTGSVARVLVVAKGEKEREAREAGADFVGGDEIIKKIQEENWLDFDRVIATPDMMAQVGRIGKILGPRGLMPNPKVGTVTFDVAKAVAEIKAGKVDYRVDKAGVVHARVGKISFGPDKLLENTRALLGSIVRAKPASAKGNYVRSVAVSSTMGPGVRVDTAAAAAKALAAA from the coding sequence ATGGCAGGCAAGAAATATCAGGAAGCGGCCAAAAAGATCGATCGCGAGAAGCGCTATCCGCTCGACGAGGCGCTCAAGCTGGTGATCGATAACAAAGTCGCGAAGTTCGATGAAACGGTCGAGATTGCGGTGCGGCTAGGGGTCGATCCGCGCCAGGCGGATCAGAATGTCCGCGGCACCGTCGTGCTGCCGCATGGTACCGGCTCGGTGGCGCGGGTGCTGGTCGTCGCGAAGGGCGAGAAAGAGCGTGAGGCGCGCGAGGCCGGCGCAGATTTCGTCGGCGGCGACGAGATAATCAAGAAAATCCAGGAAGAGAACTGGCTCGACTTCGACCGCGTGATCGCGACGCCCGACATGATGGCGCAGGTCGGACGAATCGGCAAAATTTTAGGCCCGCGCGGCCTGATGCCCAATCCCAAGGTCGGCACCGTCACCTTCGACGTGGCGAAAGCGGTGGCGGAAATCAAGGCCGGCAAGGTCGATTACCGCGTGGACAAGGCGGGCGTCGTTCATGCGCGAGTCGGCAAGATCAGTTTCGGCCCGGATAAATTGCTCGAGAACACGCGCGCGCTGCTCGGCTCGATCGTACGCGCCAAACCGGCCAGCGCCAAGGGCAACTACGTGCGGAGCGTCGCGGTGAGCTCGACGATGGGCCCCGGAGTGCGGGTCGATACGGCGGCGGCCGCAGCGAAGGCATTGGCCGCGGCTTAA
- the secE gene encoding preprotein translocase subunit SecE, giving the protein MDRLKSYLNQGVNFFKEAWTELAKVHYPSPKETMQATIVVVGLTIVMSLWLGVVDFFAVRGVQMLLR; this is encoded by the coding sequence ATGGATAGATTAAAAAGTTACCTCAATCAGGGCGTAAACTTCTTCAAGGAAGCATGGACCGAACTCGCGAAGGTCCACTACCCCTCGCCCAAGGAGACCATGCAGGCCACGATTGTGGTGGTGGGCCTGACAATAGTGATGTCCCTGTGGTTGGGAGTAGTTGATTTTTTCGCGGTGCGCGGCGTGCAGATGCTGCTCCGCTGA
- the rpmG gene encoding 50S ribosomal protein L33 — MRDLISLACEGCKQRNYTTTKNKKTQTDKFSIKKFCPKCRAHTVHKENKV; from the coding sequence ATGAGAGATTTGATTTCACTGGCGTGCGAGGGTTGCAAGCAGCGCAACTACACCACCACCAAAAACAAGAAGACCCAGACCGACAAGTTTTCGATCAAGAAGTTCTGTCCGAAATGCCGGGCACATACGGTCCACAAAGAGAATAAAGTTTAG
- a CDS encoding Xaa-Pro peptidase family protein, translating into MTRLGEIAHALRAASLDGWLFYDFRLSDPLAYRILGLASGGIATRRWFCFVPADGRPRAIVSAVEAHRLDALAAEKIVYRSHAEMVAALRNALGGCRKIAMDYSPGCAIPYVSRVDAGTVELIRSMGVEVVSAADLIQRFEATLSDVQMASHHRAAVGLRRVVDETFEELARRLSDRIACDEASIQDFVMERIGAHGLVADEPPIVAINAHSADPHYAVSRASSAALKLGDFVLLDLWAKEPAPESIYADFTWVAFAGDAIPAEHAHVFEIVARARDAAVEAVANRVNAGRTISGREADRAARGVIEAAGYGDNFVHRTGHSIGREVHGTGANLDSLETLDDRALIEHTCFSVEPGIYLPGKFGVRSELDMTIENGRALVSGEPRQREIVALLPRPTSKA; encoded by the coding sequence ATGACGCGGCTCGGCGAAATAGCGCACGCGCTCCGCGCCGCGTCGCTCGACGGCTGGCTCTTCTACGATTTTCGGCTGAGCGATCCGTTGGCGTATCGGATCCTCGGACTGGCGAGCGGCGGTATCGCGACGCGCCGATGGTTCTGCTTCGTGCCGGCCGACGGCAGGCCGCGCGCGATCGTATCGGCGGTCGAGGCGCATCGCCTGGACGCGCTGGCAGCGGAGAAGATCGTTTATCGATCGCACGCCGAGATGGTCGCGGCGCTGCGCAACGCGCTCGGCGGATGCCGCAAAATCGCGATGGACTACTCGCCCGGATGCGCGATTCCGTATGTCTCGCGCGTCGATGCGGGCACGGTTGAACTGATCCGATCGATGGGCGTCGAAGTGGTCAGCGCGGCGGACTTGATCCAGCGCTTCGAGGCGACGCTGAGTGACGTGCAGATGGCGAGTCATCATCGGGCGGCAGTCGGACTGCGGCGCGTGGTCGATGAAACTTTTGAAGAACTCGCGCGGCGCCTTAGCGATCGAATCGCATGCGACGAGGCATCGATCCAGGATTTCGTGATGGAACGAATCGGGGCGCACGGACTGGTCGCCGACGAGCCGCCGATCGTCGCGATCAACGCGCACAGCGCCGATCCGCATTACGCGGTGTCGCGAGCGTCGAGCGCGGCGCTGAAGCTTGGCGACTTCGTCCTGCTCGACTTGTGGGCGAAGGAGCCGGCGCCGGAGAGTATTTACGCCGATTTCACGTGGGTCGCGTTCGCCGGCGACGCGATTCCGGCCGAGCATGCGCACGTGTTTGAGATTGTCGCGCGGGCGCGGGACGCGGCGGTCGAGGCGGTCGCGAATCGCGTCAACGCGGGTCGAACGATCTCGGGACGCGAGGCGGATCGCGCCGCGCGCGGCGTGATCGAAGCGGCGGGCTACGGCGACAATTTTGTGCATCGCACCGGGCACTCGATCGGACGCGAAGTGCACGGCACCGGCGCCAATCTCGATTCGCTCGAAACGCTCGACGATCGCGCGCTGATCGAGCACACCTGCTTTTCGGTCGAGCCGGGAATTTACCTGCCGGGCAAATTCGGCGTGCGCAGCGAACTCGACATGACGATCGAAAACGGCCGCGCGCTGGTCAGCGGCGAACCGCGCCAGCGTGAGATCGTGGCGCTATTGCCGAGGCCTACTTCCAAAGCGTGA
- the rlmB gene encoding 23S rRNA (guanosine(2251)-2'-O)-methyltransferase RlmB, which yields MMKDFRDKGRKPRFNRGGPKPRRFEKSAPPNQSQPKARPSPAPTMREDRRPADRASAGNEREIVYGVEPIRELVAAAAATIRALYVKSGDERRFSPEINEVRTAGGRVEFVDDAGLERLAGQAARHQGIAALMREYEYAPIEEILEHKPDPVLLVDGVTDPRNLGALMRSAEGAGVGAVVLARDRTVGITPAVVKSSSGAWIHLKVARCGNVARTLEQLKEAGYWIAALAAGGATSIYDLDTTRKLVIVVGSEGRGVREIVRKGADFVVDIPMRGKVASLNVSVAGAVALYEIARRRAESARTTGS from the coding sequence ATGATGAAAGACTTCCGCGACAAGGGCCGCAAGCCGCGCTTCAACCGCGGCGGCCCGAAGCCGCGGCGCTTCGAGAAGAGCGCGCCGCCGAATCAATCGCAGCCGAAAGCGCGGCCATCGCCGGCGCCGACGATGCGCGAGGATCGCCGGCCAGCGGATCGCGCAAGCGCCGGCAACGAGCGCGAGATCGTGTACGGCGTCGAGCCGATTCGCGAACTGGTGGCGGCGGCGGCGGCGACGATTCGGGCGCTGTACGTGAAATCCGGCGACGAGCGGCGCTTCTCGCCAGAGATCAACGAAGTGCGCACGGCAGGCGGCCGCGTCGAATTTGTCGATGACGCCGGACTCGAGCGGCTCGCGGGCCAGGCCGCGCGTCATCAGGGGATCGCGGCCCTGATGCGCGAATACGAGTACGCGCCGATCGAGGAAATCCTCGAGCACAAGCCCGACCCGGTGCTGCTCGTCGATGGCGTCACCGATCCGCGCAATCTGGGCGCGCTGATGCGATCGGCCGAGGGCGCAGGCGTCGGCGCGGTCGTGCTCGCGCGCGATCGCACAGTCGGGATTACGCCGGCGGTGGTGAAATCGTCGTCGGGCGCGTGGATTCACCTTAAGGTCGCGCGATGCGGCAACGTGGCGCGCACGCTCGAACAATTGAAGGAAGCGGGTTACTGGATCGCGGCGCTGGCGGCGGGCGGCGCGACCTCGATCTATGATCTTGATACGACGCGCAAGCTGGTGATCGTCGTGGGATCGGAGGGCCGCGGGGTGCGCGAGATCGTGAGGAAGGGGGCCGACTTCGTGGTGGACATCCCGATGCGCGGCAAGGTCGCGTCGCTCAACGTGTCGGTGGCGGGCGCCGTGGCGCTGTACGAGATCGCGCGCCGCCGGGCGGAATCGGCGCGCACGACCGGTTCGTGA
- the lptF gene encoding LPS export ABC transporter permease LptF — MRLALPGFSILDRYVAREVISPFLVGVALLTFALVTGRMLKLTEMVVNHGVTLGEVGHIIGLIMPAFLELTFPMAVLLGVLMGFGRMSSDQEMTAARACGVSLYRLAVPVMAFAFVVYALSSYFAFSLRPWANSHLRLTLYELSQSRTTAGLREKVFNSSFPGLVVYIDQMNDADSTMTGVMISDARDPKQQNTIIAKRGILLPDEKNRSITLRLFDGSIFGVEQSADTSHVTSFRVYDLSISPEMAMGVTDLDPEEMSYPVLEQTIHEARAKGKPDYLAETELASRYTVPVATLLFALLGVSLGLRPARGGHSERFGVSVALFFLYYSLMRVSETLAQRGRLDALVAMSLPNVVFAALAFWLFYRAASDRGDQGRGPGDLIWDFVERFERSRQPA; from the coding sequence ATGAGACTCGCACTTCCAGGCTTCTCGATCCTCGACCGCTACGTCGCGCGCGAAGTGATCTCGCCGTTCCTGGTCGGCGTGGCTCTCCTCACCTTCGCACTCGTCACGGGCCGGATGCTGAAGCTCACCGAGATGGTCGTCAATCACGGCGTGACGCTCGGCGAGGTCGGACACATTATCGGATTGATAATGCCGGCGTTTCTCGAACTGACCTTTCCGATGGCGGTGCTGCTCGGCGTGCTGATGGGCTTCGGCCGGATGTCGAGCGATCAGGAAATGACCGCCGCGCGCGCCTGCGGCGTGAGTCTCTACCGCCTCGCGGTGCCGGTGATGGCGTTTGCATTCGTGGTCTATGCGCTTTCGAGTTACTTCGCGTTCTCGCTGCGGCCGTGGGCCAATTCGCATCTGCGCTTGACGCTCTACGAACTGAGCCAGAGCCGCACGACCGCGGGGCTCCGCGAAAAAGTCTTCAACAGCAGCTTCCCGGGCCTAGTGGTTTATATCGATCAGATGAACGACGCCGACTCGACCATGACCGGCGTGATGATCTCCGACGCGCGCGACCCGAAGCAGCAGAACACGATTATCGCGAAGCGCGGAATCCTGTTGCCCGACGAAAAGAACCGGTCGATCACACTCCGGCTGTTCGACGGCTCGATCTTTGGCGTCGAGCAATCCGCCGACACGTCGCATGTAACCAGTTTTCGCGTTTACGATTTGAGTATCAGCCCCGAGATGGCGATGGGCGTGACCGATCTCGACCCCGAAGAGATGTCCTATCCCGTGCTCGAGCAAACGATTCACGAGGCGCGCGCCAAGGGCAAGCCCGACTACCTCGCCGAGACCGAACTAGCCAGCCGCTACACGGTCCCGGTCGCGACGCTGCTGTTCGCGCTGCTCGGAGTCTCGCTCGGGCTCAGGCCGGCGCGCGGCGGTCATTCGGAGCGCTTCGGCGTAAGCGTCGCGCTATTCTTCCTCTATTACTCGCTGATGCGCGTGAGCGAGACGCTCGCGCAGCGTGGAAGGCTCGACGCGCTCGTCGCGATGAGCCTCCCCAACGTGGTGTTCGCCGCGCTCGCTTTTTGGCTCTTCTACCGCGCCGCGTCGGATCGCGGCGACCAGGGCCGCGGCCCCGGCGACCTGATTTGGGATTTCGTCGAGCGCTTCGAGCGGAGCCGGCAACCAGCATGA
- a CDS encoding TIGR03668 family PPOX class F420-dependent oxidoreductase produces MSDQSLALLMNSTVRNFIMGARVARLATADQSGAPHNVPLCYWFDGARIYFVIDEKPKRQPGRKIKRMRNIAENPRVAVVIDCYEEDWTQLGYVLIQGQARVVDDQKEYMLALRNLRDKYGQYRGMALEPEKNPIVKIEPEHVHAWGNRFKLGQEG; encoded by the coding sequence ATGTCAGACCAATCGCTGGCGTTGCTGATGAACTCGACGGTCCGCAACTTCATCATGGGCGCGCGCGTGGCGCGGCTCGCGACGGCCGATCAATCCGGCGCCCCGCACAACGTGCCGCTCTGCTATTGGTTCGACGGCGCGCGGATTTATTTCGTGATCGACGAAAAGCCGAAGCGCCAGCCCGGCCGCAAAATCAAGCGGATGCGCAATATCGCGGAGAATCCGCGCGTCGCCGTTGTTATCGATTGCTATGAAGAGGACTGGACGCAGCTCGGCTACGTGCTGATCCAGGGGCAAGCGCGGGTGGTGGACGATCAGAAGGAATACATGCTCGCGCTGCGCAACCTGCGCGACAAGTACGGCCAGTACCGCGGGATGGCGCTCGAGCCGGAGAAGAATCCAATCGTGAAAATCGAGCCGGAGCACGTGCACGCCTGGGGCAATCGCTTCAAGCTCGGACAGGAGGGATGA
- the lptG gene encoding LPS export ABC transporter permease LptG, with protein sequence MRLRPRLSPVMDRFIAGQFFGPFLVCLAAFTAAYLLGDVFDRFDDLLHYGGLGLIGLEYFALKLPLIMSQIMPVASLAGVLLGFALLNRSGEVLACQQLGISRLEMAVPVLAIAILISGADFVLSEMVVPAATRQAKYLYDVQLKKRQLKGVFANRRIWVRVRDGFVSADVFDGKRKELVGVSHYQLDDQFGLKDLVRAESAKWNGRRWIPDQPNSFEMEPNGNVKKTAKMRLDLGLTPADFGLLRVEPEEFSLWELNRYIDDLRSKGLDPGGYVVDRDLKYAMPLACLIMVALGMALSLDPLPRNSSLGRSFLLAILIGFGYWLSFGITSSLGRSGLLAAWLAAWLPNFMFAMIALSIFLFGEER encoded by the coding sequence ATGAGACTTCGTCCGCGCCTGTCGCCCGTGATGGATCGCTTTATCGCGGGACAATTCTTCGGCCCCTTCCTCGTCTGCCTCGCGGCCTTCACCGCCGCCTACCTGCTGGGCGACGTCTTCGATCGCTTCGACGATCTGCTTCATTACGGCGGCCTCGGCCTTATCGGACTCGAGTACTTCGCGCTCAAGCTGCCGCTTATCATGTCGCAGATCATGCCGGTCGCGAGCCTGGCCGGCGTGCTGCTTGGCTTCGCGCTGCTCAATCGATCGGGCGAAGTGCTGGCCTGCCAGCAACTCGGTATCAGCCGGCTCGAGATGGCGGTGCCGGTGCTGGCGATCGCGATCCTGATCTCAGGCGCCGATTTCGTCCTCAGCGAGATGGTCGTGCCGGCTGCGACGCGCCAGGCGAAGTACCTCTACGACGTGCAGTTGAAAAAGCGCCAACTGAAAGGGGTGTTCGCCAATCGGCGAATCTGGGTCCGCGTGCGCGACGGCTTCGTCTCCGCCGACGTGTTCGACGGCAAGCGCAAAGAACTGGTCGGCGTCAGCCACTACCAGCTCGACGATCAGTTCGGCCTGAAGGACCTCGTGCGCGCCGAGAGCGCCAAATGGAACGGCCGCCGATGGATTCCCGATCAGCCCAATTCATTCGAGATGGAACCCAACGGCAACGTCAAGAAAACCGCCAAGATGCGCCTCGATCTCGGCCTGACTCCCGCTGACTTCGGCCTGCTGCGCGTCGAGCCGGAAGAATTCAGCCTGTGGGAACTCAATCGGTATATCGATGATTTGCGCAGCAAGGGGCTCGACCCCGGCGGCTACGTCGTCGATCGCGATTTGAAATACGCGATGCCGCTTGCGTGCCTGATCATGGTCGCGCTCGGGATGGCGCTTAGCCTCGATCCATTGCCGCGCAATTCGAGTCTCGGACGGAGCTTTCTGCTCGCGATTCTGATCGGGTTTGGCTACTGGCTGTCGTTCGGGATCACGTCGTCGCTCGGACGCTCCGGGCTGCTCGCGGCGTGGCTCGCAGCATGGCTGCCGAACTTCATGTTCGCGATGATCGCGCTGTCGATCTTCCTCTTCGGCGAAGAACGCTGA
- a CDS encoding YciI family protein → MRYLCAVYFEPKALESLSALERAALDRDSMAYDEELRRSGHYLVSDALQPVSKARTVRVRKGKVSAIDGPFAETKEHLGGFILIEAKDMNEAIQLASGIPLAKLGSIEVRPSMEIAPPAER, encoded by the coding sequence ATGAGATATCTATGCGCCGTCTACTTCGAACCGAAGGCATTGGAATCACTGTCCGCGCTTGAGCGCGCGGCGCTCGACCGCGACTCGATGGCCTACGACGAAGAGTTGCGGCGAAGCGGTCATTACCTCGTGTCGGACGCGCTGCAGCCGGTGAGCAAGGCCCGGACGGTGCGAGTCCGGAAGGGCAAAGTATCCGCTATCGACGGTCCCTTCGCCGAGACCAAGGAGCATCTGGGCGGCTTTATCCTGATCGAAGCGAAGGACATGAACGAAGCGATCCAGCTTGCATCGGGGATCCCGCTGGCGAAGCTCGGCAGCATCGAAGTGCGCCCCTCAATGGAGATCGCGCCGCCCGCCGAACGCTGA
- a CDS encoding HAD family phosphatase yields the protein MIRAVIFDLDGTLVETEPLHLVAFNDALRPDGIEIVSDDYFKRLIGYDDRDCFTTVLREHGIAPSEDRIAALIARKTAIYQAIIAERDVLYDGAEQFVRASAARFPLIIATGTLRVEAEAILRRAKLREFFLDIIAADDVEHGKPAPDGMLLALGRIGFMLRQRDPVMPYECLVIEDTPAGIEAAHRAGMKVLAICHTATAADLANADVVRPSIRGLDLDDILRALLGAS from the coding sequence ATGATTCGCGCCGTGATATTCGACCTCGACGGAACTCTCGTCGAAACCGAACCGCTTCATTTGGTGGCGTTCAACGACGCGCTGCGTCCCGACGGAATCGAAATAGTGAGCGACGACTATTTCAAGCGGCTGATCGGCTACGACGATCGCGATTGCTTCACGACCGTGCTGCGCGAACATGGCATCGCACCGAGCGAGGATCGCATCGCCGCGCTGATCGCGCGCAAGACCGCGATCTACCAGGCGATCATCGCCGAGCGCGACGTTCTCTACGACGGTGCGGAACAGTTCGTGCGCGCCAGCGCCGCGCGGTTCCCGTTGATTATCGCGACCGGCACGCTGCGCGTTGAGGCGGAAGCGATCTTGCGCCGCGCGAAGCTGCGCGAATTTTTTCTCGATATCATCGCGGCGGACGACGTCGAGCACGGCAAGCCGGCGCCCGACGGGATGCTGCTGGCGCTCGGCCGGATCGGATTCATGCTCCGCCAGCGCGACCCGGTGATGCCCTACGAATGCCTGGTGATCGAGGACACACCCGCCGGAATCGAGGCGGCGCATCGCGCGGGCATGAAGGTGCTCGCGATCTGCCATACCGCGACGGCGGCGGACCTCGCGAACGCCGACGTGGTGCGTCCGTCGATTCGCGGGCTCGATCTCGACGACATCCTCAGAGCACTCCTCGGAGCATCATAG
- the rplK gene encoding 50S ribosomal protein L11, translating into MAKKVVGSIKLQIPAGAANPSPPVGPALGQRGVNIMEFCKAFNAQTQNMQGLVIPVVVTVYADRSFTFITKSPPASILLLRAAGVEKGSPMPNKNKVGKVTRAQVEEIAKTKLKDLTAADLSAAINTVAGTARSMGIDVTE; encoded by the coding sequence GTGGCTAAGAAAGTAGTTGGATCGATTAAACTGCAAATACCCGCTGGCGCGGCGAATCCGTCGCCGCCGGTCGGGCCGGCGCTCGGCCAGCGCGGCGTCAATATCATGGAGTTCTGCAAGGCGTTCAACGCGCAGACGCAGAACATGCAGGGACTAGTGATTCCGGTGGTGGTGACGGTCTATGCCGACCGCTCGTTCACCTTCATCACCAAGAGTCCGCCCGCGTCGATCCTGCTGCTCCGCGCGGCCGGGGTCGAAAAGGGATCGCCGATGCCGAACAAGAACAAGGTCGGCAAGGTGACGCGCGCGCAGGTCGAAGAGATTGCCAAGACCAAGTTGAAGGATCTCACGGCGGCCGACTTGAGCGCGGCGATCAACACGGTCGCGGGCACTGCCCGGTCTATGGGTATCGATGTCACTGAGTGA
- the rplJ gene encoding 50S ribosomal protein L10, producing the protein MKKQEKTALVDDLKQSFGRASIALVSEYRGMTAAESTEMRRRLRAVRGEMRIAKNTLVRRAIKGTAYEALDEKLGGQIGLILSYEDPVALAKTFTSFGPLGDKLKLRGAVLGGKALSVEEVQALATLPPREVVFGQLLGLLNAPATQLVRLLNEPGSYLARVIDAIGKKNGEGASAPAAPESAPAASSETPPTDTPPTDAAPPAGEGQV; encoded by the coding sequence ATGAAGAAGCAAGAAAAGACCGCGCTGGTCGATGACCTGAAGCAGAGTTTCGGGCGCGCGAGTATCGCGCTCGTGTCGGAATACCGCGGGATGACTGCGGCGGAATCGACCGAGATGCGGCGACGCCTGCGGGCCGTGCGCGGCGAGATGCGAATCGCGAAAAACACGCTGGTCCGGCGCGCAATCAAGGGTACCGCGTACGAGGCGCTCGACGAAAAACTGGGCGGACAGATCGGGCTGATTCTCAGCTACGAGGATCCCGTCGCGCTGGCCAAGACGTTCACCTCGTTCGGGCCGCTCGGCGACAAGCTGAAGCTGCGCGGCGCGGTGCTCGGCGGCAAGGCGCTTTCGGTCGAGGAAGTGCAGGCGCTCGCGACGTTGCCGCCGCGCGAAGTCGTGTTCGGACAGTTGCTCGGACTGCTGAACGCTCCCGCGACGCAGTTGGTGCGATTGCTCAACGAGCCGGGCTCATATCTCGCGCGAGTGATCGACGCGATCGGCAAGAAAAACGGCGAGGGCGCATCGGCGCCCGCCGCTCCCGAATCGGCGCCAGCGGCTTCGAGCGAGACGCCGCCGACAGACACTCCGCCAACCGACGCGGCGCCGCCGGCGGGCGAAGGCCAGGTTTGA
- the nusG gene encoding transcription termination/antitermination protein NusG produces the protein MTEVLNDTAKPGMKWYVVHTYSGYEHKAKAALEERVRSLHMEEKVGKVLVPIERVQELGKGGQRKVSSRKFFPGYIFVQMVLNDETWHIIKNTPKITGFVGHSTNPPEVPESEVGEIEQQMEEGALRPKPKVLFEVGEAIKVVDGPFQDFNGTVEEVKPEKGKVRVLISIFGRATPVELDFVQVEKA, from the coding sequence ATGACTGAAGTTCTAAACGACACCGCCAAGCCTGGGATGAAGTGGTACGTGGTCCACACCTATTCCGGCTATGAGCACAAGGCCAAAGCCGCGCTCGAGGAGCGCGTGCGCTCGCTCCATATGGAGGAGAAGGTCGGCAAGGTGCTGGTGCCGATCGAGCGCGTGCAGGAACTCGGCAAGGGCGGGCAGCGCAAAGTCTCGAGCCGCAAATTTTTTCCTGGCTACATCTTCGTGCAGATGGTGCTCAACGACGAGACCTGGCACATAATCAAGAATACGCCGAAGATCACCGGCTTCGTCGGCCATTCGACCAATCCGCCGGAAGTGCCGGAATCGGAAGTCGGCGAGATCGAGCAGCAGATGGAAGAGGGGGCGCTCCGGCCCAAGCCCAAGGTGCTGTTCGAAGTCGGCGAGGCAATCAAGGTGGTGGACGGCCCGTTCCAGGACTTCAATGGCACGGTGGAAGAAGTCAAGCCCGAGAAGGGCAAGGTGCGGGTTTTGATCTCAATCTTCGGCCGCGCGACGCCGGTCGAACTCGATTTCGTGCAGGTGGAAAAAGCCTGA
- a CDS encoding HEAT repeat domain-containing protein, with the protein MTDEIKSSDAPIDRDDRIAAELRSNDIARQLAAIDSILAAPEDISSEVQGLLIACIGAERKLLQRRAIDALAATANAGDCRVREALERTMVRGNRRARFGAAYALAQLGGDNLAIECAAALCEALGDDDGDIRWAASVLVVQLGRAYRDEVRARMISLAADGNPNARKMALYCIRDLGIAGADVLALLERAARDANVHIRLAALSVLAKIDDSSGDAAGIALKSLESDPDAGVRRAAAVAIGHVRSSTSRTLPALRIAAASETDPALARAAQGALNRLEKR; encoded by the coding sequence ATGACGGACGAAATCAAATCAAGTGACGCGCCAATCGATCGCGATGATCGAATCGCGGCGGAGCTTCGGTCGAACGATATCGCGCGGCAACTCGCCGCGATCGACTCGATCCTCGCGGCGCCAGAGGACATCAGCAGCGAAGTGCAGGGATTGCTGATCGCTTGCATCGGCGCGGAGCGCAAGCTCCTGCAGCGCCGGGCGATCGACGCCCTGGCGGCGACCGCGAATGCGGGCGATTGTCGCGTGCGAGAGGCGCTGGAGCGCACGATGGTGCGCGGCAATCGGCGCGCGCGATTTGGTGCGGCGTATGCGCTCGCGCAACTCGGCGGCGACAATTTGGCAATCGAATGCGCCGCCGCGCTTTGCGAGGCGCTCGGCGACGACGACGGCGACATCCGATGGGCCGCATCGGTGCTCGTCGTGCAGCTTGGCCGGGCGTATCGTGATGAAGTCCGCGCGCGGATGATTTCGCTCGCCGCCGATGGCAATCCGAATGCGCGCAAGATGGCGCTTTATTGCATCCGCGATCTCGGAATCGCGGGCGCCGACGTGCTGGCGCTGCTGGAACGGGCGGCGCGCGACGCGAACGTGCATATCCGGCTGGCCGCGCTTTCGGTGCTCGCGAAAATCGACGATAGCAGCGGCGACGCGGCGGGAATCGCGCTCAAGAGCCTCGAATCGGATCCCGACGCGGGCGTGCGGCGCGCGGCGGCGGTCGCGATCGGACATGTTCGCAGTTCAACTTCGCGCACTTTGCCGGCGCTCAGAATTGCCGCCGCGAGCGAGACCGATCCCGCGCTCGCGCGCGCCGCGCAGGGCGCGCTCAACCGGTTGGAGAAGCGCTGA